One genomic window of Ziziphus jujuba cultivar Dongzao chromosome 4, ASM3175591v1 includes the following:
- the LOC107416542 gene encoding LOB domain-containing protein 41, whose amino-acid sequence MRMSCNGCRILRKGCSENCSIRPCLQWIKSPESQANATVFLAKFYGRAGLMNLINAGPEHLRPAIFRSLLYEACGRIVNPIYGSVGLLWSGSWQLCQAAVEAVLKGTPITPINSEAAANSHGPPLKAYDIRHVSKDENSAASNDHQKVKTRCRFKRSAVVKPKPRKSGGFRSVSDSACCEAANPKWASYCTVTDELNRSTSHESSVSHQSEAVNLDGESKETESMISVETAEASLFRTEPELAPKSDEPVQEGELALELTLSLEPVSRAHHVVPVKKRRIEASGSVGGSTADDGACKMELGLEYPA is encoded by the exons ATGCGGATGAGCTGCAATGGATGCCGAATACTACGAAAAGGGTGCAGCGAGAATTGTAGTATAAGGCCGTGTTTGCAATGGATCAAGAGCCCCGAATCCCAAGCCAACGCCACTGTTTTCCTCGCCAAGTTCTATGGCCGTGCTGGACTCATGAATCTCATCAACGCCGGTCCTGAACACCTCCGTCCTG CGATTTTCCGATCATTGTTGTACGAGGCTTGTGGACGGATTGTGAACCCGATTTATGGGTCCGTTGGATTGTTGTGGTCCGGTAGTTGGCAGCTTTGCCAAGCTGCCGTGGAAGCCGTGCTCAAGGGCACTCCTATCACGCCGATAAACTCCGAAGCTGCAGCCAACAGCCATGGCCCACCACTGAAGGCTTACGATATCCGCCACGTGTCCAAGGATGAAAACTCCGCTGCCTCCAATGATCATCAGAAGGTCAAGACCCGGTGCCGTTTCAAGCGGTCCGCTGTCGTCAAGCCCAAGCCCAGGAAATCGGGTGGGTTCCGGTCGGTTAGCGACTCGGCCTGCTGTGAAGCAGCTAACCCCAAGTGGGCAAGCTACTGCACGGTCACGGACGAGTTGAACCGGTCGACTAGTCACGAGTCGTCGGTGAGTCACCAGTCGGAGGCGGTCAACTTGGACGGCGAGAGCAAGGAAACTGAGAGCATGATCTCCGTGGAGACGGCGGAGGCGTCGTTGTTCCGAACGGAGCCAGAGCTGGCACCGAAGTCCGACGAGCCAGTGCAGGAAGGCGAACTGGCTCTGGAACTGACCCTGAGCTTGGAACCGGTATCTCGTGCGCACCACGTGGTTCCTGTGAAGAAGAGGAGGATCGAAGCGTCTGGAAGCGTTGGAGGCTCAACGGCTGATGACGGCGCGTGTAAGATGGAGCTGGGCCTGGAGTATCCCGCTTAA